The genomic segment ACGGTGATAACTTTACAGTTTGGGGAAATGGGGAGAATCAACTTGTTTATTTTAGTCATCCCCAAGCACTAGAGCAGATTTTTACTACTGATGCAAGTTATTTTGAGGCTGGCAGAGGTAATCAAATTTTAAGATTTTTGCTTGGTGATCATTCCTTGATATTACTCGATGGCGATCGCCACCAACGCCAACGCCAATTACTCACACCGCCTTTTCATGGTGAGCGAATGCGGGCTTACGGTCAAACTATCCGCGAAATCACCCAAGAAGTTAGCCATGAATGGGTGATAGGTAAACCCTTTAATATCCGCACTTCTATGCAAGAAATTACCTTGCGCGTTATTTTGCGGGTGGTATTTGGTGTGGATGAAGGGCCGATGTTTCAACAACTCCGCCCATTACTCACTTCTACCTTAGACATTATGAGTTCCCCTTTGATGTCTAGTGCTTTCTTCTTTCGGTTTCTGCAACAAGACTGGGGCGCATGGAGTCCTTGGGGAAAAATTGTCCGCCAACTCCAACAAATTGATCAACTCATTTATGCACTCATTCAAGAACGCCGGGCTGAAACTGGGCAGAATCGCCAAGATATCCTCAGTTTACTGATTGCCGCACGTTATGATGATGGTCAACCAATGTCAGATGTCGAATTACGCGATGAATTAATGACAATGTTGGTTGCTGGACATGAAACCACAGCTTCCGCATTAACTTGGGCTTTTTATTGGCTTGACCGTTTACCAAAAGTCCGCGAAAAATTACTCCAAGAATTGTCTACTTTGGGAACTAACCCAGAACCAAGTGATATTGCCAAATTGCCTTATTTAACAGCCGTTTGCCAAGAAACCTTACGGATATATCCAATTGTAATCACTGCTTTCTTTCGGGTGCTAAAATACCCAATTGAAATTATGGGCTACAAATTACCCGCAGGTACAAGAGTTCTGCCTAGTATTTATTTAGCTCACCATCGCCCAGAAGTTTACCCACAGCCAAACCAATTCAAACCAGAACGCTTTTTAGAAAGACAATTTTCCCCTTATGAATATTTACCCTTTGGTGGCGGAAATCGTCGGTGTATTGGTTTAGCCTTTGCTCAGTATGAAATGAAAATTGCCCTCGCCACAATTTTGTCGCAGTTCCAAGTCTCTTTACTAAATCAACGCCCAGTGCGTCCCGTGCGCCGTGGTTTAACTTTAGCCTCACCCGCCGGAATGCAAATGGTAGCCACACCACAAAACAAGTGCTGAGTAACGTACACTGAGCGAAGTCGAAGTGTACGTTTCGCTCAGTGTACGTTTCGCTCAGTGTACGTTTCGCTCAGTGTACGTCTTATCAATATTGCCAGGATGTTTACCAATCAACACAAAGAAAACCAATAAATTGGATCTTAGTAAGCAATTTGGCAGATTGTTGACTTATTTTGCCAAACTGTTTACTGATTTTGGTATATTCCGCAAGTAAAATGCCATACTGCTAACTTATTTTGTTAAATTACTGACTGTTTTTGGTGTATTCCGCAAGTAAAATGCCATACTGCTAACTCATTTTGCCGAATTGTTTACTAATTTTGGTATATTCCGCAAATAAAATGCCATATTGCTTTTTAATTTCAGTACATTCCGCAAGCAAAATGCCATATTTTATATAGCAATCCTAAATTAGTCGTGAAAAACATAGATATGGAAACGAACCGCCAAAAACGAGGCAGCGCGTTGGACGGGTTTCCCGGCTTGAAGCGACTGCCGTGCCAAGGACGCAAAGGGAAGAAAGAAGAAAAAGATATAGAAATTTTACAAATGATTTAGGGCTGCTATATAGCAGTAGTTGGAACCCCACCCCGCATTTGCTGACGCAAACGCTCCCCTCCCCGCTTGCGGGGAGGGGTTGGGGGTGGGGTTGAAATGTACCTCATCTAACCGAGAACCGCTATATTCTGCACCAAGCAACTGTGAAGAGTATGGCGAAACAAAAACCTTACACCCTTTCACCCTCACACCCTTTCACCCTTTTTTAAAAGACAACCTCGGTACTGAAATCTTAAATACTAGAAAGGTTGTAAATTTCTGCTTGCAAGTTAGCTCTGGCAGATGCTTCAGCCACCTCAAACATTAGAGGTGTAAAATATATACGCTGTCTTTGCAGAAATTTTTCCAGGACTTGTTTGCGCCCTTGAATATATTCTGATTCTGTTACCCAAGCATATTCTTGACGAATAGCATCAGCATATTTTTGATAATCAACAGAGCCAGCAGCTAAAATTGCCAAATCAGCATCTAATAAAATTTGGCTATCAATATCGTCATTAGCTGCTTTATGGTGTTTGGTGTTGAGAATGAGACGCTGAACAGTTGTAATTTGATTTTGGGGAATTGCCAGATAAGTTAATACCTGTCCAGCATATTCAGCACTTTTGGCTTCGTTATCTGGTGCTTGAGAAGCATACACTACATCATGAAACCAAGCTGCAAGCTGCACAACAGGCAAATGTTGAGCATAAGCTTGCAAAGCTTGAATGTTATGCAACACATTATCAATATGTTGCAGTGTATGGTAGTAACGCCCAGGGGTATGATATGCGTCAACTAATTGAGTAAAAGTTGTGGCTATTTTATCGTGGTCAACGCCAAAAAATTGCAGTGTGTGTTGCCAGTGATGAAATAATTTATGTGTTTCCGCCACTCCCCACTCCTTATTTCCTATAGGAATTACGCAGAACAACAATAAATCAAGAGTATAAGAGTGCAGGGGTGCATCTATCTAAAATCATACCCATACACCCATTTTTAAGGTATGTCTATTTCTCAAAGTATTGAAATTACATTTCTCCTCCAGACGTACACTGAGCGTTCGCGCAGCGTCTCCGATAGGAGAAGTCGAAGTGTACAGCACTCAGCACTTGGCTACAACTGAGAAAACAGTGCTTCCCAATTAATTACAGCAGGTCTGGTTCCTTGATTGATGATGTCAAAAGCTTTATTAGTGGTAGATGGTACAGAAATTGATTCTACACAAGCGGCGGCAACATCGATACGGCTGGCATCTCCTGATAAGGTGTCGCCTTGACCTAAAACTACACCCAACTTACCATTAGTGGTGGCTTTGAGGAGAGTATTCAAGTCGTAGGAAGTGAAAGGCCCGTCAATTAAACGACCGGGGCGAATGATAGTGTATGGTAAACCAGAATTAGCGATCGCAGTTTCACCTTTTTGTTTAGCATCCAATACACCAAAAGCATTCAGCACACTAAAGGGAAATTTATCTTTGCGGTAAACACCACAAGAAGACACAAACACAAATCGTTGCAAATTGCGAGGTGCAGCCGCTACCAAATTACTCACCCCCTCAGCATCCACTTTCGCCGGCGTATTTTTTGCCTTAGCTTCCCGATATTCAGCATCCAGAAAAATTTGTCCCCATTCTAAAAAATTTGGTTGAGGGTCAAAGTCCCATCTCGTTGAAGGAAAAGCAGTTGTGCCAGTACAACAGATAATGTGAGTAATATTCGGCATCGCTGCTGGCAATGTGTCAGCCTCCCGGATATCTCCAACAGCAATTTCTACTTTGTTATCAAACATCTTTTGGGCTTTTGCCGCATTGCGAGTCAGGACGCGCACCTTGACATTCTTCTTTAGCAGCTTTCCTACAACTAGCTGCCCAACGCCACCAGTAGCACCAACAACCAGCACCAAATCTTCAGCACTCATAACTTTTTCTAGGATGGTCTATTCCTAATCTACTCAAAATCTAGACCAGTCTGTTTGTTTCCCAGGGGAGATATTCTTTTTAGATTGACACAGTGATAAGCAAAATCAAGAGTTTGAGGGAGGGTGAAGGGTTATAGGGGTGTAAGGAAGCAAAAACTCTTACACCCTCACACCCCTACACCCAGTGTCTGACACTCAAAAGCCCAGCCATAATGGCCGGGCTTTTGAGAAAGGCAGTGGGGCTATATTCCCCAAATTTACATATAGAGTTTCTGTATAAATCGCTGTACTGATAGGTAATACCACTACACCAAGATGAATTCCGGAAACCGAGGAAAAATTTTTTGGGAATTTGTCTAACTATTTTGAACTTACGCACACAGTTTCTCT from the Aulosira sp. FACHB-615 genome contains:
- a CDS encoding cytochrome P450 produces the protein MTVINSLPDGPRIPYWLRMIKFIFRPIDYVEDFAKVYGDNFTVWGNGENQLVYFSHPQALEQIFTTDASYFEAGRGNQILRFLLGDHSLILLDGDRHQRQRQLLTPPFHGERMRAYGQTIREITQEVSHEWVIGKPFNIRTSMQEITLRVILRVVFGVDEGPMFQQLRPLLTSTLDIMSSPLMSSAFFFRFLQQDWGAWSPWGKIVRQLQQIDQLIYALIQERRAETGQNRQDILSLLIAARYDDGQPMSDVELRDELMTMLVAGHETTASALTWAFYWLDRLPKVREKLLQELSTLGTNPEPSDIAKLPYLTAVCQETLRIYPIVITAFFRVLKYPIEIMGYKLPAGTRVLPSIYLAHHRPEVYPQPNQFKPERFLERQFSPYEYLPFGGGNRRCIGLAFAQYEMKIALATILSQFQVSLLNQRPVRPVRRGLTLASPAGMQMVATPQNKC
- a CDS encoding SDR family oxidoreductase encodes the protein MSAEDLVLVVGATGGVGQLVVGKLLKKNVKVRVLTRNAAKAQKMFDNKVEIAVGDIREADTLPAAMPNITHIICCTGTTAFPSTRWDFDPQPNFLEWGQIFLDAEYREAKAKNTPAKVDAEGVSNLVAAAPRNLQRFVFVSSCGVYRKDKFPFSVLNAFGVLDAKQKGETAIANSGLPYTIIRPGRLIDGPFTSYDLNTLLKATTNGKLGVVLGQGDTLSGDASRIDVAAACVESISVPSTTNKAFDIINQGTRPAVINWEALFSQL